The genomic segment AGGATGGTGGCAAGCGCGCGCCTGAAGCCCGCATCGATCGCGTTGATCGGCGATCGCCCGAGCCGCGATTCCTCGCGGATGCGCTCGAAGATCAGCACATTGGCGTCGACCGCCATGCCGATGGTCAGCACGATGCCCGCTATGCCCGGCAGGGTGAGCGTCGCCTGCAGGAACGACAGGAGTCCGAGCAGCAGGACGAGGTTCACCGCCAGCGCCGCATTGGCGAGGATGCCGAAGAACCCGTAGGCGAGCAGCATGAAGACCGCCACGGCAAGCACGGCAATGACGGCCGCCGTCTCGCCCGCCGCGATGGAATCGGCGCCGAGGCTCGGGCCCACCGTGCGCTCCTGCACGATGACGAGCTTGGCTGGCAATGCGCCGGAGCGCAGCACGATGGCGAGGTCGTTGGCCTCCTGCACCGTGAAATTGCCGCTGATCTGGCCCGTGCCGCCCAGAATCGGCTCGCGGATCACCGGCGCGGAAATCACCTCGTCGTCGAGCACGATGGCGAAGGGCCGCCCGACATTGGCCTGCGTCAGCCGCCCGAAACGTGTCGCGCCGCGCTGGTCGAAGCGGAAGGAGACGATGGGCTCGTTGGTGCGCTGATCGAAGCCCGGCTGGGCATCCACCAGATCCTCGCCGTCGACCGTTGCCCGGCTTGAGGTCTGCACGAAATAGGGCGTCCTCGGCTCGTCGCGCGAATAGAGGAGTTCGCAGCCCGGCGGCGTGCGCGACGGTTGGGCGCTGTCTGGCTGGCTCTCGCACAGCAGCCTGAACTGCAGCTTCGCCGTGGTGCGCAGAAGCTCCTTCAGCCGGGCCGGATCCTCAAGCCCCGGCACCTGCACGACGATGCGGTCGATGCCCTGGCGCAGGATGCTCGGCTCCGTCGTGCCGAGCGCGTCGATACGCCGGCGCACGACCTCGATGGATTGCTGCACCGCGCGCGAGATCTTCGCCTCGAGCCCCTCATCGGTCAGCCGTGCGGTGATCTGCTGGCCGTCCCCCGTCACGTCGAGATCCTGGCCCCCGCCGGCCTGGCCCATGAAGCCGGTCGAGATCGGCTGGGAGAGATCGCGGATCTTGGCGACGGCATTGTCCACGTCGCCGGCCTCGCGGATGCGCACCGTCACCGACTGGCCGCTGCGGTTGAGCCCGACATAGCCGATGCGCTCGTCGCGCAGGGTCTGGCGGATATCGCCCTGGAGCTGCTTGGTGAGCTGGTCGACCAGGTTCTCCCGGTCGACCTCCAGCAGCACATGGGAGCCGCCGCGCAGGTCGAGGCCCAGATTGACCGTCTTGGAGGGCAGCCAGTCGGGCAGCGACGACCGCACGCTCTGGGGCAGGACATTCGGCATCGCCATCAAGAGGCCGAGCCCGATCACGGCGATGATCAGGGCCACCTTCCATTTCGCGAAATAGAGCATCGAGCGTTCCGTATCTGCGCAAAAGGCTTCCGGGGCGGACGGGACCGGCGAGGCTTTACTCGGACGTCTCGTCCTTGGCCGGCTCGCCCTTGGCGCGGACCTCCGACACCATGCTCTTCACCGCACGGATACGGACATTCTCGGCCACCTCGACCTGGATCTCCTTGTCGTCGATCACCTTGGTGACCTTGCCGACGAGCCCGCCGCCGGTGACGACCGTATCGCCGCGCCGGATATTGTTGACCATCTCCTGATGCTGCTTCACGCGCTTCTGCTGCGGCCGGATGAGCAGGAAGTAGAAGATGACGAAGATCAGGACGAGCGGAAGGAGAGAGATCAGGAAATCGCCCTGACCGCCGCCTGCTGCCTGCGCGTAGGCTGGAGTGATGAACATGAAGGAAGCTCCCGGGTTGCGCCGCGACGTACGGTGGAAGCGCAGACGGTGTCTGAAGCCTGCCCGTACTTGTTGAAACTGCGCGGAATATAGCCATCAACGAACCGTTTGCAACCGAACCCTTTGCCGCTGCCCCAGATTCTCCACGCGCATCCGCCAGCTTGCGCCGATGGGGGCGGTGGGGCTATTGAGACGGTCGCGTTACATGAGGCCCCGTCAAGAACACCGGAAGATCCCGCCATGACCCTCTCAAGCGACGAGTCGGTGCTCGACCGTCTGGACCGGATCGCCCGCGCGCTCGAGCGCCTGTCCCCGCCCGCGCCCCGCGAGACCGACATCGATGCCGCGGAGGCCTTCGTCTGGCACGCCCGCGACCGCTGGCTGCAGCCGGTGGAGCGCGTCAACCGCATCGACATGTCGCTCCTGAAGGGCGTCGAGCGGGTCCGCGATACGCTCCTTGAGAACACCGAGCGCTTCGCCACCGGCCTGCCCGCCAACAACGCCCTGCTGTGGGGCGCGCGCGGCATGGGCAAGAGCTCGCTCGTCAAGGCGACCCACGGCGCCGTCAACGCCCGGGTGGGCGGCACGCTGAAGCTGGTGGAGATCCACCGCGAGGACATCGAGAGCCTGCCCGACCTCATGGGGCTGGTACGCGCCCACGAGACGTCCCGCTTCATCGTCTATTGCGACGATCTCTCCTTCGACCAGGACGACACCTCCTACAAGTCGCTCAAGGCCGCGCTCGAGGGCGGCATCGAGGGGCGGCCGGAGAACATGATCTTCTACGCGACCTCCAACCGCCGCCACCTCCTGCCGCGCGACATGATGGAAAACGAGCGCTCCACCGCGATCAATCCGTCGGAAGCGGTGCAGGAGAAGGTCTCGCTGTCGGATCGCTTCGGCCTCTGGCTCGGCTTCCACAACTGCGCGCAGAGCGAGTTCCTCGACATGGTCTTCTCCTATGCGGAACATTTCGGGCTGGAGGCCGACCCCGACACCCTGAAGGCGGAGGCCATCGAATGGGCCGCCACGCGCGGCTCGCGCTCCGGCCGCGTCGCCTGGCAGTTCATCCAGGACCTTGCGGGCCGACAGGGCGTCAGGATCGGCTGAGGCCCGCCCCGGCAAAGGCGGGACGGGCGGTCCGTCTCGAGTCGGGTGCCGCCCGGTCCGGGACGACAAAAACCGATCTAGGCGAGCTTCGCCTCCAGCGCCTGCCATTCCTCCAGGCTGGCGCCGAAGGGAATCATGACATGGGTGCGATAGGCCTCGTGCCCGGTGAGAGCCTCGTACCAGCGCTCCAGATTCGGCAGCGACGGCCGCTCTATGGGCAGGGTGAAATAGCGGTAGGCCGTCGCGCCGAGCGGCACATCGCCGAAGGTCAGCCGCTCGCCGCCGAGAAAGGCCGCCTCGCCGAGCCGCTCGTCGGCGATGGCCAGGAGCCGGCCGAGCTTGTCGATGGCGGGCTTCAGCGCCTCCATGTCCTGCTTGGCCTTCGGCGTGCGCGCAATGCCCCAGAAGACCGCCGTGATCGGCGGCCCGATGACAGTCTGGGCCCATTCCATCCACTGGTCGGCACGGGCCCGCTCCGCAGGGTCCTCCGGCCACAACGCCCCGGCCCCGTAGCGCGCCGCGAGATAGCGCACGATGGCGTTCGATTCGAAGATCGCGATGTCGCCGTCGCGCACCGTCGGCACGAGCCCCATCGGGTTCATGGCCCTGTACTCCGCCGTGTCGGTCCCGCCGAACGATCCGCCGACATTGCGGTGCTCGTGATCGAGCCCGAGCTCGCCGACCGTCCACATGACCTTCTGGACATTGGTCGAATTCCGCCGTCCCCATATCGTAAGCATCCCGATACGCCTCCGCTTCTTGCCGCGCCCGACCCCGTCAGCCGTGGCCCCTGTGATAGCTGTGCTTGCGCGACAATACGCCCCGGACAGCCTCTTCGTCGAACGGTTCGCCGAGGAACGAGAACAGCCCGTGCAGCCTGTCATTGACGGCCACCACATCCTCATAGCCGATCAGATAGGCATTGCCGTCAGCTTCCGCGATAGTTGAGAATTTACTCGTAAGCCCCTTTATTTCGTCGGGATTTCTGCTTTTTCCGAAATTCTTCTCCATGCTCCGGGCAACATCGTCCGCATTGCGCGTGTTGAAGATGACCGCACTGTCGGGATAGAGCGTCCGGAGAAAGTCGAGCTTGGCGTCGATATTCTCCAGGCCGTAGCGGATCTCCTTGAAGCCGAATGTGCGCACCCTGTCCCGGGGGACGTCGCCGAACAGGACCGTTTCCAGGGTCGAGCGCAAGGCCGGCGCAATGATGTCGGACGTGAAGAACTCGCTGCCATACCAGGCGTTCTCCGGCCCGGTCGGTCCGTCCCTGTGATAGGCGGTGAGCCCCTTGTGGATCGCGAGCAGCCGGCCGAGAAGATTGTTGTTCTCGCCGCGCACTAGATAGCCCGGAATGCTGTTCAACACACCCTGGAGCAGGGTCGATCCGGACCGGCCATAGGTCACGATGAAGACAGTGCTGTATTTC from the Kaustia mangrovi genome contains:
- the secD gene encoding protein translocase subunit SecD; its protein translation is MLYFAKWKVALIIAVIGLGLLMAMPNVLPQSVRSSLPDWLPSKTVNLGLDLRGGSHVLLEVDRENLVDQLTKQLQGDIRQTLRDERIGYVGLNRSGQSVTVRIREAGDVDNAVAKIRDLSQPISTGFMGQAGGGQDLDVTGDGQQITARLTDEGLEAKISRAVQQSIEVVRRRIDALGTTEPSILRQGIDRIVVQVPGLEDPARLKELLRTTAKLQFRLLCESQPDSAQPSRTPPGCELLYSRDEPRTPYFVQTSSRATVDGEDLVDAQPGFDQRTNEPIVSFRFDQRGATRFGRLTQANVGRPFAIVLDDEVISAPVIREPILGGTGQISGNFTVQEANDLAIVLRSGALPAKLVIVQERTVGPSLGADSIAAGETAAVIAVLAVAVFMLLAYGFFGILANAALAVNLVLLLGLLSFLQATLTLPGIAGIVLTIGMAVDANVLIFERIREESRLGRSPINAIDAGFRRALATILDANITTLIVAVILFGLGSGPIRGFSVTLGLGIMTSVFTAFVFTRLLVAWWVSSARPKEIPL
- the yajC gene encoding preprotein translocase subunit YajC yields the protein MFITPAYAQAAGGGQGDFLISLLPLVLIFVIFYFLLIRPQQKRVKQHQEMVNNIRRGDTVVTGGGLVGKVTKVIDDKEIQVEVAENVRIRAVKSMVSEVRAKGEPAKDETSE
- a CDS encoding ATP-binding protein, translated to MTLSSDESVLDRLDRIARALERLSPPAPRETDIDAAEAFVWHARDRWLQPVERVNRIDMSLLKGVERVRDTLLENTERFATGLPANNALLWGARGMGKSSLVKATHGAVNARVGGTLKLVEIHREDIESLPDLMGLVRAHETSRFIVYCDDLSFDQDDTSYKSLKAALEGGIEGRPENMIFYATSNRRHLLPRDMMENERSTAINPSEAVQEKVSLSDRFGLWLGFHNCAQSEFLDMVFSYAEHFGLEADPDTLKAEAIEWAATRGSRSGRVAWQFIQDLAGRQGVRIG
- a CDS encoding sulfotransferase; translated protein: MNASKYSTVFIVTYGRSGSTLLQGVLNSIPGYLVRGENNNLLGRLLAIHKGLTAYHRDGPTGPENAWYGSEFFTSDIIAPALRSTLETVLFGDVPRDRVRTFGFKEIRYGLENIDAKLDFLRTLYPDSAVIFNTRNADDVARSMEKNFGKSRNPDEIKGLTSKFSTIAEADGNAYLIGYEDVVAVNDRLHGLFSFLGEPFDEEAVRGVLSRKHSYHRGHG
- a CDS encoding glutathione S-transferase family protein; translation: MLTIWGRRNSTNVQKVMWTVGELGLDHEHRNVGGSFGGTDTAEYRAMNPMGLVPTVRDGDIAIFESNAIVRYLAARYGAGALWPEDPAERARADQWMEWAQTVIGPPITAVFWGIARTPKAKQDMEALKPAIDKLGRLLAIADERLGEAAFLGGERLTFGDVPLGATAYRYFTLPIERPSLPNLERWYEALTGHEAYRTHVMIPFGASLEEWQALEAKLA